A region from the Ralstonia pickettii genome encodes:
- a CDS encoding Csu type fimbrial protein, whose protein sequence is MRYPLAYPRVPRLAPQLIVLAGLLSAPGWLGAATKTTTFTVSLTLQNDCSISANALNFGTQGVLSANVDQTTSLSVTCSTAAPYNVGLDAGTTTGSTIAARLLAGTGTATVGYQLYRDTARTQIWGNTVGTDTVTGTGTGTAQALTVYGRVPPQNTPAAGTYTSTVTATITF, encoded by the coding sequence ATGCGATACCCCCTTGCTTATCCCCGTGTGCCTCGTCTGGCGCCGCAACTGATCGTGCTCGCTGGTCTGCTCTCAGCCCCCGGCTGGCTTGGGGCCGCAACCAAGACCACCACATTCACTGTCTCGCTCACGTTGCAAAACGATTGCTCGATCAGTGCCAATGCGCTCAACTTCGGCACGCAGGGGGTGCTGAGTGCAAACGTCGACCAGACCACCAGCCTGAGCGTCACGTGCAGCACGGCGGCCCCATACAACGTGGGTCTGGACGCCGGCACCACCACCGGGTCGACCATTGCGGCCCGTCTGCTGGCCGGCACGGGCACAGCCACGGTGGGCTATCAGCTCTATCGCGACACCGCACGCACCCAGATCTGGGGTAACACCGTCGGCACGGACACCGTCACCGGCACCGGCACGGGTACCGCGCAGGCCTTGACGGTGTACGGACGCGTACCGCCGCAGAACACGCCGGCGGCGGGTACCTACACCTCGACCGTCACCGCCACCATCACGTTCTGA